Proteins co-encoded in one Brassica oleracea var. oleracea cultivar TO1000 chromosome C4, BOL, whole genome shotgun sequence genomic window:
- the LOC106342820 gene encoding uncharacterized protein LOC106342820, producing the protein MGLSLSLLVSACKEVLSNQFFSFKNPVESFLGIRSFGLTSRTNSFKSEAPENSPKAAGMERSLSFNSWEIPTEAKKTEPTTNQADDQIVDVKKSKRNSLNGRTCERIQITKPTITPPKPFVFFSPRPITELDAAATTLQKVYKSYRTRRNLADCAVVVEELWWKTLDSAALKLSSVSFFEEEKHETAVSKWARARTRAAKVGKGLSKDEKAQKLALQHWLEAIDPRHRYGHNLHFYYDVWSASMSAQPFFYWLDVGDGKDVNLEHHPRSVLQKQCIKYLGPMEREAYEVIVEDGRLMYKQNMTLITSTEESKTIFVLSTTRTLYVGQKKKGVFQHSSFLSGGATTAAGRLVAREGVLEAIWPYSGHYLPTEDNFKEFISFLEENNVDLTNVKRCTVNEEYSSFKYEEETKEDETENKHVETDISEDKEEEEKETQRPVFELSKRLSCKWNSGVGPRIGCVRDYPMELQSQAFEQVSLSPRISPASARFPSPYGPIPSPRPSPRVRVSPRLAYMGIPSPRVQVNC; encoded by the exons ATGGGACTTTCTCTTTCACTTCTCGTGTCTGCTTGTAAAGAAGTTTTGTCAAACCAGTTCTTCAGTTTCAAGAACCCTGTCGAGAGTTTTCTTGGAATCAGATCCTTCGGCTTGACATCAAGAACCAACAGTTTCAAGAGTGAGGCGCCAGAAAACTCTCCTAAGGCCGCCGGTATGGAGAGGTCTTTGAGCTTCAACAGCTGGGAGATTCCAACAGAAGCCAAGAAGACTGAGCCAACGACGAACCAGGCAGATGATCAGATTGTGGACGTGAAGAAGTCTAAACGCAACAGTTTGAACGGAAGAACCTGCGAGAGAATCCAAATAACGAAACCCACGATTACTCCCCCTAAGCCTTTTGTGTTCTTCTCACCAAGACCGATCACCGAGCTTGACGCAGCTGCAACTACGCTACAAAAGGTGTACAAGAGTTACCGGACAAGAAGGAATCTAGCGGATTGCGCGGTTGTGGTTGAAGAGCTCTG GTGGAAGACTTTGGATTCTGCAGCTCTGAAACTGAGCTCGGTTTCCTTCTTCGAAGAGGAGAAACATGAAACCGCTGTTTCGAAGTGGGCACGAGCTAGAACACGAGCTGCTAAGGTTGGAAAAGGCTTGTCAAAAGATGAAAAAGCTCAGAAGTTAGCTCTTCAGCATTGGCTTGAAGCT ATTGACCCACGCCATCGTTATGGACACAACTTGCACTTCTATTACGATGTCTGGTCAGCAAGCATGAGTGCACAACCATTCTTCTACTG GTTGGACGTTGGCGATGGAAAAGACGTAAATCTTGAACACCACCCAAGAAGTGTTCTACAAAAACAGTGTATTAAATATCTCGGGCCT ATGGAGAGAGAAGCATACGAGGTGATAGTAGAGGATGGGAGACTAATGTACAAACAGAACATGACTCTGATCACTTCAACAGAGGAATCCAAGACGATCTTCGTACTTAGCACCACTAGAACCTTGTACGTTGGTCAGAAGAAGAAAGGCGTTTTCCAGCACTCTAGTTTTTTATCTGGCGGTGCCACAACCGCTGCAGGCAGATTGGTCGCCCGCGAAGGTGTTCTCGAGGCTATATGGCCATACAGTGGACACTACCTACCAACAGAAGACAACTTCAAGGAGTTCATAAGTTTCCTGGAAGAGAACAATGTTGATCTCACCAATGTTAAG AGGTGCACTGTGAACGAGGAATATTCGTCATTCAAATACGAAGAAGAAACAAAAGAAGATGAAACAGAAAATAAACATGTGGAAACCGACATTTCAGAGGACAAAGAAGAAGAAGAGAAAGAGACACAAAGACCGGTGTTCGAGCTGTCGAAGAGGCTATCTTGCAAATGGAACAGTGGAGTTGGTCCAAGAATTGGGTGTGTTAGAGATTATCCCATGGAGCTGCAGTCACAAGCATTTGAACAAGTCAGCTTGTCTCCTCGGATTTCGCCTGCTTCTGCACGTTTCCCCTCACCATACGGTCCTATTCCTTCACCAAGGCCTAGTCCTAGAGTAAGAGTCTCTCCACGCTTAGCATACATGGGAATACCAAGCCCTAGAGTTCAGGTAAACTGCTAG